The Candidatus Arthromitus sp. SFB-mouse-Japan genome includes a region encoding these proteins:
- a CDS encoding GntR family transcriptional regulator has product MKLIISNISGVPIYEQIKQQIKSAIMSGDLKKDETLPSLRTLSKELKISVLTVTRAYTELEQEGFVKNIQGRGCFVLGQGSELLREQLICKIENNLLEAINTARVANISKEELHNLLNILMEEK; this is encoded by the coding sequence GTGAAACTCATTATTTCAAATATATCGGGAGTACCAATATATGAGCAAATTAAACAACAAATTAAATCAGCTATAATGTCTGGTGATTTGAAAAAAGATGAAACACTTCCTTCACTACGCACGCTTTCTAAAGAATTAAAAATTAGTGTTTTGACTGTAACTAGAGCGTATACGGAATTGGAACAAGAAGGTTTCGTAAAGAATATCCAAGGACGAGGTTGTTTTGTCTTAGGGCAAGGTTCTGAACTTTTAAGGGAACAACTTATTTGTAAAATAGAAAACAATTTATTGGAAGCAATAAATACGGCACGTGTTGCGAACATTTCTAAAGAAGAATTACATAACCTTTTAAATATTTTAATGGAGGAAAAATAA
- the mutS gene encoding DNA mismatch repair protein MutS, protein MITPMMNQYLQIKDKYKDCIVFFRLGDFYEMFFEDAKIASKELELVLTGRECGLEEKAPMCGIPYVASSNYINKLINKGFKVAICEQVEDSSSSKGIVNRDVVKIITPGTYFDENSSESYINVFLGSIFYDADNEVFGVTFGDITTGEVYSTSLDDISLLVDELMKFSPKELIVNEDFNFDEFFSPFQNEFLITKRENIFFIKSKLPKSIDKIKKSDNHQFNSIGGFYNYVYETQRMSLSNIKQVEFYNIHDYLLIDKNTKKNLELITNTYDNSKKSSLFWVLNKTNTSMGSRLLKQWIEKPLLKIGKIIRRQNCIEELIEKYELHANLKRLLCEITDIDRIISKISSLTVNPKELLALKKCLKLLPDIKRVLIQFNSSLFRDIYNHFDVLDDIYDLIEESISDNASITIKDGSIIKENYNLEIDELKNIKFNSKECLLNIENSEKEKTGIRSLKIGYNRVFGYYIEVSKSNYDSVPKDRYIRKQTLSNSERYITEELKNLEEKIISAEEKLNELEYKVFVDVRDKIEKNVIRMKDVSRYLATIDCLFSLAVVAIENKYTKPKITEDGVIDITDARHPVVEKLLNKFNYVPNDVYLNNFEEQLHIITGPNMAGKSTFMRQIALIVIMTQIGSFVPAKNAQISICDKIFTRIGASDDLSTGRSTFMVEMKEVAHIMDNFTQNSLIILDEVGRGTSTYDGLSIAYAIIEYLTSISKVRPKTLFATHYHELTQIEEVIPNVKNYSVSAKKIGDNLIFSRKVSKGAVDDSYGIEVAKLAGINQSIIDVAKNVLKTLEKQIECKDIIECQNLQEEIIVEEIDETQEFIKKIKSIDILNITPMDALTKLNELVENSKRL, encoded by the coding sequence ATGATAACACCAATGATGAACCAATATTTACAAATTAAAGATAAATACAAAGATTGTATAGTATTTTTTAGACTGGGTGATTTTTACGAAATGTTCTTTGAAGATGCTAAAATTGCATCAAAAGAACTAGAACTAGTTTTGACTGGACGTGAATGTGGACTTGAAGAAAAAGCACCTATGTGTGGCATTCCTTATGTTGCATCATCTAATTATATAAATAAACTTATAAACAAAGGATTTAAAGTTGCTATTTGTGAGCAGGTAGAAGATTCTAGCTCATCTAAAGGCATCGTAAATCGTGATGTTGTTAAAATAATAACTCCTGGTACATATTTTGATGAAAATTCAAGTGAAAGTTATATTAATGTATTTCTCGGAAGTATTTTTTACGACGCAGACAATGAGGTTTTTGGTGTAACTTTTGGAGATATAACTACTGGTGAAGTATATAGTACATCATTGGACGATATTTCTCTTCTAGTTGATGAACTAATGAAATTTTCTCCAAAAGAACTTATTGTTAATGAAGATTTTAATTTTGATGAGTTTTTCTCACCATTTCAAAATGAATTCCTAATAACTAAAAGAGAAAATATATTCTTTATCAAGTCAAAGCTTCCAAAAAGCATTGACAAAATCAAGAAATCAGATAATCATCAATTTAATTCAATTGGTGGATTTTATAACTACGTGTATGAAACTCAAAGGATGAGTTTATCAAATATAAAACAAGTTGAGTTCTACAATATTCATGACTATCTTCTTATTGATAAAAATACTAAGAAGAATTTAGAACTTATAACAAACACTTATGATAATTCTAAAAAATCAAGTTTATTTTGGGTTTTAAATAAAACAAATACATCTATGGGTTCAAGACTTTTGAAACAATGGATCGAAAAACCTTTGCTTAAAATTGGGAAAATAATAAGAAGACAAAATTGCATAGAGGAATTAATTGAAAAATACGAACTCCATGCAAATTTAAAAAGATTATTGTGTGAAATAACAGATATAGATAGAATAATATCTAAAATTTCCTCATTAACGGTTAATCCAAAAGAGTTGCTCGCATTAAAAAAATGTCTTAAACTTCTTCCAGATATCAAAAGAGTTTTAATACAATTTAATTCATCATTATTTAGAGATATTTATAACCATTTTGATGTTCTTGATGATATCTATGATCTTATAGAAGAGTCAATATCAGATAATGCAAGTATAACTATAAAAGATGGTTCAATTATAAAAGAAAACTATAACCTAGAAATCGATGAACTTAAAAACATAAAGTTTAATTCTAAGGAATGTCTTTTAAATATTGAAAACAGCGAAAAAGAAAAGACTGGCATAAGATCATTGAAAATAGGATATAACAGAGTTTTTGGATATTACATAGAAGTAAGCAAATCTAATTATGATTCGGTTCCAAAAGATCGTTATATAAGAAAACAAACCTTATCTAACTCTGAAAGATATATAACAGAGGAACTTAAAAATCTTGAAGAAAAGATTATATCTGCTGAAGAAAAATTGAATGAGTTGGAATATAAAGTATTTGTGGATGTCAGAGATAAAATAGAGAAGAATGTTATCAGAATGAAAGATGTATCAAGATATCTTGCAACGATCGATTGTTTATTTTCACTCGCAGTAGTTGCGATAGAAAATAAATATACTAAACCTAAGATAACCGAAGACGGAGTAATTGATATAACTGATGCACGTCATCCAGTTGTTGAAAAACTCTTAAATAAATTTAACTACGTTCCTAATGATGTGTATCTCAATAATTTTGAAGAACAATTACATATTATCACCGGTCCAAACATGGCAGGTAAATCAACATTCATGAGGCAAATTGCTTTAATTGTAATTATGACTCAAATAGGGAGTTTTGTCCCTGCAAAAAATGCCCAAATATCCATATGCGATAAAATTTTTACAAGAATAGGAGCATCAGACGATCTATCTACTGGAAGGAGTACGTTTATGGTTGAAATGAAGGAAGTTGCTCACATAATGGACAACTTCACACAGAATAGTTTGATAATACTTGATGAAGTTGGAAGAGGTACAAGTACATATGATGGTTTAAGTATTGCTTATGCGATAATAGAATATTTAACATCTATTAGCAAGGTTAGACCGAAAACATTATTTGCAACTCATTATCATGAGCTTACACAAATTGAAGAAGTTATACCTAATGTAAAAAATTATAGTGTATCTGCAAAAAAAATTGGTGATAATCTAATATTTTCAAGAAAAGTATCAAAAGGAGCTGTTGACGATTCATATGGAATTGAAGTTGCAAAACTTGCAGGAATAAATCAATCTATTATAGATGTAGCTAAGAACGTACTTAAAACTCTAGAAAAACAAATAGAATGTAAAGACATCATAGAATGCCAAAACTTACAAGAAGAAATAATTGTTGAAGAAATTGATGAAACACAAGAATTCATTAAAAAAATTAAATCCATAGATATCTTAAATATAACTCCAATGGATGCACTTACTAAATTAAATGAACTAGTTGAAAATAGTAAAAGATTATAA
- a CDS encoding TM2 domain-containing protein, with translation MDQTNIKTEDTIKDESFINLFLLTNKRFLPASKMDLIREKLMRMDKNGLNSLLSLDFKDPITTFMFSIAFGIFGIDRFTIGSIGIGILKLLTFWFLGLAFFIDLFFIQNATKEYNYKKLLEITG, from the coding sequence ATGGATCAGACAAACATAAAAACAGAAGATACAATTAAAGATGAATCATTTATAAATTTGTTTTTATTAACTAATAAAAGATTTTTACCTGCATCAAAGATGGATTTAATCAGAGAAAAACTAATGAGGATGGATAAGAATGGACTTAATAGTTTGCTATCTTTAGATTTTAAAGATCCAATAACGACTTTTATGTTTTCAATTGCTTTTGGAATATTTGGTATAGATAGATTTACTATTGGGAGTATAGGAATAGGAATTTTAAAGCTATTAACATTTTGGTTTTTGGGACTAGCATTTTTTATAGATTTATTTTTTATCCAGAATGCGACAAAAGAATATAACTATAAGAAGTTATTAGAGATTACTGGGTAA
- a CDS encoding ABC-2 transporter permease, translating into MSNIWKLTKLDFYIIKPYMKSIYLRMLIPIIFAAINRSLIAGISFAMFFVPTTITLYTFSIIEKNSMERLYSILPIQKSEEVIGRYTSSIIIGLISLIFSLISQSIILMILGEFVSVFEFILSTFIGIILFIFYLSFQLPGYYKFGFIKGKIFMYIPLVGFLITFFLIIKVSTNIINLFSFIDNSPTLFMSSFIIFTIITLIISVLISIKILKNKEI; encoded by the coding sequence ATGAGTAATATTTGGAAATTAACAAAATTGGACTTTTATATAATAAAACCATATATGAAATCAATATATTTAAGAATGTTAATACCTATTATTTTTGCTGCTATTAATCGTTCTTTGATAGCAGGAATTTCATTTGCAATGTTTTTTGTACCTACAACAATAACTCTATATACTTTTTCCATTATAGAAAAGAATTCTATGGAACGACTTTATAGTATTTTGCCAATCCAAAAGAGTGAAGAAGTTATTGGAAGATATACTTCTTCCATTATAATAGGTTTAATTTCATTAATATTTTCTTTAATTTCTCAATCTATTATATTAATGATTTTAGGGGAATTTGTTAGTGTGTTTGAATTTATATTGTCTACTTTTATAGGAATAATACTCTTTATTTTTTATCTCTCTTTTCAATTACCTGGATATTATAAATTCGGGTTTATTAAAGGCAAAATATTTATGTATATTCCTCTTGTTGGATTCCTCATAACGTTTTTTTTAATTATAAAAGTTTCTACCAATATAATTAATTTATTTTCATTTATTGATAATTCACCTACCTTATTTATGTCGTCGTTCATAATTTTTACAATTATAACACTTATTATTTCTGTATTAATATCTATTAAAATATTGAAAAATAAAGAGATATGA
- the miaB gene encoding tRNA (N6-isopentenyl adenosine(37)-C2)-methylthiotransferase MiaB, translating into MNEEDSEKLSGMLISMGYSSCENRNDADIIIFNTCCVRENAELKVHGNLGQLKGLKKSKKDLIIAVCGCMMQQKGIPQEISKKYPFVDIIFGTHNLHKFPEYLNRVLMNDERILEIEAGSDEIIEGLTIDRKSSLKAFVTIMYGCDNFCTYCIVPQVRGREKSRKSEDIINEIRELAKDGYKEITLLGQNVNSYGKGLEEDIDFPKLLKKVNEVDGIERIRYMTSHPKDFSDDLIEVMKNCDKVCSQLHLPVQSGSNRILRVMNRHYKKEEYLDKIKKIKSLIPDLAITTDIIVGFPGETEEDFEETLDLVREVRYDSAFMFLYSNRKFTGADMMPNQIPDEVKHKRFNRLVETVNQICAEINKTYEGKIVKVLVEGNSKNDETKLSGRTDNGKLVNFIGDKNSIGKIVDVKITNPKSFSLEGEQI; encoded by the coding sequence ATGAATGAAGAAGACTCTGAAAAATTATCTGGGATGCTCATCTCTATGGGATACTCATCGTGCGAAAATCGAAACGATGCTGACATAATAATATTTAATACTTGCTGTGTCCGTGAGAATGCAGAACTTAAAGTTCATGGAAACTTGGGACAACTTAAGGGATTAAAGAAATCTAAAAAAGATTTAATAATAGCTGTATGCGGTTGTATGATGCAACAAAAAGGTATACCACAAGAAATATCTAAAAAATATCCTTTTGTAGACATAATATTTGGAACACATAACCTACATAAATTCCCTGAGTATTTAAATCGTGTTTTAATGAACGATGAAAGAATACTCGAGATTGAGGCTGGCTCTGATGAAATTATAGAAGGACTGACAATAGACAGAAAAAGCTCTTTAAAAGCTTTCGTTACTATAATGTATGGTTGCGATAATTTCTGTACTTATTGTATTGTTCCTCAAGTTCGTGGACGTGAAAAATCTAGGAAATCTGAAGATATAATAAATGAAATCAGAGAACTTGCTAAAGATGGATATAAGGAAATAACTCTTTTAGGTCAGAATGTTAACTCTTATGGAAAAGGATTAGAAGAAGATATTGATTTTCCTAAACTTTTAAAGAAAGTAAATGAGGTTGATGGTATAGAGAGAATTAGATATATGACATCACATCCTAAAGATTTTTCTGATGATTTAATTGAAGTTATGAAAAATTGTGATAAGGTTTGCAGTCAATTGCATCTTCCTGTTCAAAGTGGTTCAAATAGAATATTAAGAGTTATGAATAGGCATTATAAAAAAGAAGAATATCTAGATAAAATCAAAAAAATTAAAAGCCTAATTCCTGATCTTGCTATAACAACAGATATAATTGTTGGTTTTCCTGGAGAAACTGAAGAAGATTTTGAAGAAACATTAGATCTTGTTCGTGAGGTTAGATACGATTCAGCATTCATGTTTCTATATTCAAATAGGAAGTTCACAGGTGCTGACATGATGCCTAATCAAATTCCTGATGAAGTTAAACATAAAAGGTTTAATAGGCTTGTTGAAACAGTTAATCAAATTTGTGCTGAAATAAATAAAACTTATGAAGGTAAAATTGTTAAGGTTCTTGTTGAAGGAAATTCTAAAAATGATGAAACTAAACTTTCTGGAAGAACTGATAATGGTAAACTTGTAAACTTTATTGGTGATAAAAATTCTATAGGAAAGATTGTGGATGTTAAAATTACAAATCCTAAATCATTTTCATTAGAAGGAGAACAAATTTAA
- a CDS encoding ABC transporter ATP-binding protein: MDNYLEVINLSKSFKSFQLHDITFTLPKGYIMGLIGPNGSGKTTTIKLILNMIKRTDGEVKILGFDNIIDEKEAKKNLGVVFDSNYFNDEWKVSQIEKSISSFYKNWDTQKFSKILKQFHILPSKKVKELSKGMQMKLMLACAFSYDAKLLILDEPTSGLDPVSRDELLDILLEYIEDGEHSVLFSTHITEDLEHVADYITYINYGELFFSGNKDEFVDMFQIVKGGCEELSEYLSKKMINIRNFATGFEALIKTEDSNYFAHLNIEPATINDIIIFTSNRGERYE, from the coding sequence ATGGATAATTATCTAGAGGTAATAAATCTATCAAAGTCTTTTAAAAGTTTCCAATTACATGATATTACCTTTACACTTCCCAAAGGATATATTATGGGATTGATTGGACCGAATGGATCTGGGAAAACAACTACAATAAAACTTATATTAAATATGATAAAACGTACGGATGGTGAAGTGAAAATTTTAGGGTTTGATAATATCATCGATGAAAAGGAAGCAAAGAAAAATTTAGGAGTTGTTTTTGACTCTAATTATTTTAATGATGAATGGAAAGTTTCACAAATTGAAAAATCTATATCATCATTTTATAAAAATTGGGATACGCAAAAATTTTCAAAAATACTAAAGCAGTTTCATATTTTGCCTTCTAAGAAAGTAAAAGAATTATCGAAAGGTATGCAAATGAAACTTATGCTTGCATGTGCTTTTTCATATGACGCAAAATTATTGATATTAGATGAGCCCACTAGTGGTCTTGATCCTGTTTCAAGAGATGAACTTCTTGATATTTTATTGGAATATATCGAAGATGGTGAACACAGTGTTTTATTCTCTACACATATTACTGAGGATTTAGAACATGTTGCTGATTATATTACTTATATCAATTATGGAGAATTATTTTTTAGTGGAAATAAAGATGAATTCGTAGATATGTTTCAGATAGTCAAAGGAGGATGTGAAGAATTATCTGAATATTTAAGTAAAAAAATGATTAATATCAGAAATTTTGCTACTGGATTTGAAGCTCTTATTAAAACTGAGGATTCAAATTACTTTGCACATTTAAATATTGAACCAGCAACTATTAATGATATTATTATATTTACTAGTAATAGAGGTGAAAGGTATGAGTAA
- a CDS encoding type I restriction enzyme endonuclease domain-containing protein has translation MFIGFDSSRFYNGNPTERLLCLNLAAEFIQTSKKTEMGFMDLSRKMKAAYEICYPSGHLTDKETNKAQFYLAIHSIIYKQTKGNAPDAEVMNKVVEKNGV, from the coding sequence TTGTTTATTGGATTTGATTCATCAAGGTTTTATAATGGGAATCCTACTGAGCGTCTGCTCTGCTTAAATTTAGCCGCTGAGTTTATACAAACGTCTAAAAAAACAGAAATGGGATTTATGGATTTGTCTAGAAAAATGAAAGCAGCTTATGAGATATGCTATCCATCAGGGCATCTTACAGACAAAGAAACAAATAAAGCACAGTTTTATTTAGCAATACATTCAATAATTTATAAGCAAACTAAAGGTAATGCTCCAGATGCTGAAGTTATGAATAAGGTTGTTGAAAAAAATGGTGTATGA
- a CDS encoding phosphatidylinositol-specific phospholipase C domain-containing protein, whose translation MKQLKKVIRILSLFLCLCFFMVPIKASSHTHSGYSHDSSVNLNKSNWMSGLSDNLTMNELSIPGTHDSMAYGNHTDFTLTQSMDLETQLKSGIRFIDLSVKNNGELNLGIHKDMVYLGYSLNDVIKTISEFLNRHQEEVVLVKISEYGDKTGNFASEVQRTLEKSGYSQYIFDGSNTNNPTLGEARGQIIILSDYSGKRWKTIPYSQNARIQDSNYLSTNWDLYSKWEKVKKHLTDTNNSHSKSTRYINYLNGHGGVLPYFVASGHSSSGTGDSRLLTGLTEPGFKSYYPDFPRVSRFGIFSSIAFEGTNVLTLNYIVEKDVRFTGIVVSDFPGAGLIEEIIDLNYKTNSSSNNTSGSGNNSGSSSSTTNKDGWGFTFMNS comes from the coding sequence GTGAAACAATTGAAAAAAGTTATAAGAATTCTATCTTTATTTTTATGTTTGTGCTTTTTTATGGTCCCTATTAAGGCAAGCTCCCACACTCACAGTGGATATTCTCACGATTCGAGTGTAAATTTAAACAAATCAAACTGGATGTCTGGGTTATCAGATAATCTAACAATGAATGAGTTATCTATACCAGGAACTCATGATTCAATGGCATATGGAAATCATACTGACTTTACTTTAACTCAAAGTATGGATCTTGAAACTCAATTAAAGTCTGGAATACGATTTATTGATTTATCAGTTAAAAATAATGGAGAATTAAATCTTGGTATACATAAAGATATGGTATATTTAGGATATAGTCTAAATGATGTAATTAAAACTATTTCTGAATTTCTCAACAGACATCAAGAAGAAGTGGTACTAGTTAAAATTTCTGAATATGGGGATAAAACAGGAAATTTTGCATCAGAAGTTCAGAGGACTCTTGAAAAATCAGGTTATAGTCAATATATATTTGATGGTTCCAATACAAACAATCCTACTCTAGGAGAAGCAAGAGGACAAATAATTATTTTATCTGACTATTCTGGTAAAAGGTGGAAAACTATACCTTATAGCCAAAATGCAAGAATACAGGATAGCAATTATCTTTCGACTAATTGGGATTTATATTCAAAATGGGAAAAGGTTAAAAAACATTTAACAGATACAAATAACTCTCATAGTAAAAGTACTAGATATATAAATTATTTGAATGGTCATGGTGGAGTTTTACCTTATTTTGTTGCAAGTGGTCATTCTAGTTCTGGAACTGGAGATAGCAGGCTGTTAACTGGACTTACTGAACCAGGATTTAAATCATATTATCCAGATTTCCCAAGAGTTAGTAGATTTGGTATCTTTTCTTCAATTGCCTTTGAAGGAACAAATGTTTTAACACTTAACTATATTGTAGAAAAAGACGTAAGATTTACTGGAATTGTTGTTTCAGACTTTCCAGGAGCAGGACTTATAGAAGAAATTATAGATCTCAACTATAAAACAAACAGTTCATCTAATAATACAAGTGGAAGTGGAAATAATTCTGGATCAAGTTCAAGTACAACTAATAAAGATGGATGGGGATTTACATTCATGAATTCTTAA
- a CDS encoding TIR domain-containing protein, producing the protein MYNIFISHSWTYHHQYDGLVKLLDAAPYFSYRNYSVPKDDPIHNAPTNVALKEAIRRQMSSTSCVLILAGVYSTYSKWINIEIELAKELGKRIIAIEPWGSERTSIVVKNAADKIVGWNTNSIVNAIRGY; encoded by the coding sequence ATGTATAACATATTTATTAGTCATTCATGGACATACCATCATCAGTATGATGGATTAGTAAAATTACTCGATGCTGCACCGTACTTCTCTTACAGAAATTATTCTGTCCCTAAAGATGACCCTATCCACAATGCTCCAACAAATGTAGCTTTAAAAGAAGCAATTAGAAGGCAGATGTCCTCAACTAGTTGTGTTTTAATACTGGCTGGTGTTTATTCTACATATAGTAAGTGGATAAATATTGAGATTGAGCTTGCAAAAGAGTTAGGTAAAAGAATAATTGCAATAGAACCATGGGGTTCAGAAAGAACCTCAATTGTAGTTAAAAATGCGGCTGATAAAATTGTAGGTTGGAATACCAATTCAATAGTTAACGCAATAAGAGGTTACTAA
- a CDS encoding type I restriction enzyme endonuclease domain-containing protein: MVYDAITSTGVEDIVNKGTDELFDEGFQKQVEEIDMPISKFNALIKLLRKAINKYGENNKVKAIEFSERLKKVVELYNNRDSQVFVSEVVSDFINNLSDELLEILKDLQEDKLSFEKMGISYEEKAFYDILIKVRDDNNFVYEDDKCLVLAKAIKELVDDKSQYADWASRDDIKNQLNMDLTVLLYNHGYPPEWDEEIFEKVMEQAENFKKNTLDDSNIVSFDKKIKSYNSINYFSRDNVQDHNLKVSETNIDEN, from the coding sequence ATGGTGTATGATGCCATTACATCTACTGGAGTTGAAGATATAGTTAATAAAGGAACGGATGAGCTATTTGATGAAGGTTTTCAAAAACAAGTAGAAGAAATCGATATGCCTATTTCAAAATTTAATGCTTTAATAAAATTACTTCGTAAGGCAATAAATAAATATGGTGAGAATAACAAGGTAAAAGCAATTGAATTTTCCGAGCGTTTAAAGAAAGTAGTTGAATTATATAATAATCGTGATTCTCAAGTTTTTGTAAGTGAAGTTGTATCTGACTTTATTAACAACTTATCTGATGAACTATTAGAGATATTAAAGGATCTTCAGGAAGATAAATTATCTTTTGAGAAGATGGGTATTAGCTATGAAGAAAAAGCTTTCTATGACATATTGATAAAGGTTAGGGATGATAATAATTTTGTCTATGAGGATGATAAATGCTTGGTTTTAGCTAAAGCCATTAAAGAATTAGTAGACGACAAATCACAATACGCAGATTGGGCAAGTCGTGACGATATAAAAAATCAGCTTAATATGGATTTAACAGTTCTATTATATAACCATGGTTATCCTCCAGAATGGGATGAAGAGATATTTGAGAAAGTAATGGAACAAGCTGAAAACTTTAAGAAAAACACACTAGACGATAGTAATATAGTCTCCTTTGATAAAAAAATCAAATCATATAATTCTATTAACTATTTTTCAAGAGACAATGTACAAGACCATAATTTAAAAGTATCAGAAACAAATATTGATGAGAATTAG
- a CDS encoding RipA family octameric membrane protein produces MNLVNIKKDEYGDQFNDHILEQWKTCAEMANCNSERRINSNNIYIAINAAIIALTSFSFSLDYKSIVMSIVGIIVSILWQSTIKSYKELNRVKYRIINEIEKMLPISPHEYEWKLINEEDKYKRFTYLETFLPWIFIFLYSSCILAQLKYLICSLKG; encoded by the coding sequence TTGAACTTAGTAAATATTAAGAAAGATGAATATGGAGACCAGTTTAATGATCATATATTGGAACAATGGAAAACCTGTGCTGAAATGGCTAATTGCAATAGTGAACGCAGAATAAATAGCAACAACATTTATATTGCCATAAATGCAGCAATAATTGCATTAACTTCATTTTCATTTTCATTAGATTATAAAAGTATTGTTATGTCTATAGTAGGAATTATAGTTAGTATATTATGGCAAAGCACAATTAAAAGTTATAAAGAATTAAATAGAGTAAAGTATAGGATAATAAATGAAATAGAAAAAATGCTACCTATATCACCACATGAGTATGAATGGAAGCTAATAAATGAGGAAGATAAATATAAGCGTTTTACATATTTAGAAACTTTTCTGCCTTGGATTTTTATTTTTTTGTATTCATCCTGCATTCTTGCTCAGCTTAAATATTTGATTTGTTCACTTAAAGGATAG
- a CDS encoding pyridoxal phosphate-dependent aminotransferase: protein MLISNRIKNTKISAIRKLTPFAKEAKQKGLKVYHMNIGQPDVATPKEYFEGLKSYDKKVLGYESSEGIDELRSAFSDFLKKNNIYYSPEEIYITNGGSEALLFSFLIMCDEGDEILVPEPYYSNYNTIASSCGVKLVPFKTSIDDGFHIKNKESIELGVTAKTRAILYSNPSNPTGVVYSINELQMIADVAYEKELYIISDEVYRELVYDGIKYESIFSIEKIRENLVLVDSLSKRYSVCGSRVGMIATKNKNLREEIVKLCQSRLSTSSVEQYTALSLLKIPMSYIESVRDLYQERRNEVCRILEKIEGVKIYKPEGAFYLIASLPVDDAEDFCKWLLTDFSIDNETVMFAPAEGFYIDRELGKSQIRLSYCISVEDLEKALNILKEGLKVYNSKN, encoded by the coding sequence TTGTTAATTTCAAACAGAATAAAAAATACAAAAATATCAGCTATTAGAAAATTAACACCATTTGCAAAAGAAGCTAAACAAAAAGGATTAAAGGTTTATCATATGAACATAGGACAGCCTGATGTTGCTACTCCTAAAGAATATTTCGAAGGACTTAAAAGTTATGATAAAAAAGTTTTAGGTTATGAGTCATCTGAAGGAATTGATGAGTTAAGATCGGCATTCTCAGATTTTCTTAAGAAAAATAACATATACTATTCTCCCGAAGAAATTTATATAACAAATGGTGGTAGTGAGGCTTTATTATTTTCATTTCTTATTATGTGTGATGAGGGAGATGAAATACTTGTTCCTGAACCATATTACAGTAACTATAACACAATCGCAAGTTCTTGTGGAGTAAAATTAGTACCATTTAAAACTTCAATAGATGATGGTTTTCACATTAAAAATAAGGAATCTATAGAACTAGGAGTTACAGCAAAAACAAGGGCAATTTTATATTCAAATCCATCAAACCCTACTGGAGTTGTTTATTCAATAAATGAACTCCAAATGATTGCAGATGTAGCTTATGAAAAAGAACTATATATTATATCTGATGAGGTTTATCGTGAGCTTGTGTATGATGGAATAAAATATGAATCCATATTTTCTATTGAAAAGATAAGAGAAAATCTAGTGTTAGTAGATAGCTTATCCAAAAGATATAGTGTTTGCGGTTCAAGGGTTGGAATGATAGCAACTAAAAATAAAAATTTAAGAGAAGAAATTGTTAAACTTTGTCAATCACGCCTTAGTACATCATCCGTTGAACAATATACAGCCTTATCTTTATTGAAAATTCCTATGTCCTATATAGAAAGTGTTAGGGATTTATATCAAGAAAGAAGGAATGAGGTTTGCAGAATTCTAGAAAAGATAGAAGGAGTTAAAATATATAAACCTGAAGGAGCATTTTATTTAATAGCCTCCTTACCTGTTGATGATGCTGAGGATTTTTGTAAATGGCTCTTAACTGATTTTAGTATAGATAATGAAACAGTTATGTTCGCACCTGCTGAAGGATTTTATATTGATAGAGAACTTGGAAAATCTCAAATAAGGTTATCCTATTGTATATCAGTTGAAGATTTAGAGAAAGCACTTAATATTTTAAAAGAAGGATTAAAAGTTTATAATAGTAAAAATTAA